The following coding sequences lie in one Cronobacter universalis NCTC 9529 genomic window:
- a CDS encoding glutathione S-transferase, protein MKIIGSYTSPFVRKISVMLLEKGIVFEFVNESPYAEQNGMAQYNPLGKVPALVTDEGETWFDSPIIAQYIELLDAQPALVPQEPRAALKVRQLEALADGIMDAALVSVREQARPAEQQSESELLRQREKINRGLDALEGYAADGTLKAEELTLATIATACAIGYLNFRRVAPGWCAQRPHLVKLVEALFARDSFARTEPPSA, encoded by the coding sequence ATGAAAATTATCGGTAGTTACACCAGCCCGTTTGTACGCAAAATCTCTGTGATGTTGCTTGAAAAAGGCATCGTGTTTGAGTTCGTAAATGAATCGCCCTATGCCGAACAGAACGGCATGGCGCAGTACAACCCGCTGGGGAAAGTGCCGGCGCTGGTGACCGATGAGGGCGAGACCTGGTTTGATTCGCCCATCATCGCGCAGTATATCGAGCTGCTGGACGCGCAACCGGCGCTGGTGCCGCAAGAACCGCGCGCGGCGCTGAAAGTTCGCCAGCTGGAGGCGCTTGCCGACGGCATTATGGACGCGGCGCTGGTTTCGGTTCGCGAGCAGGCGCGCCCGGCGGAACAGCAGTCGGAAAGTGAACTGCTGCGCCAGCGGGAGAAAATCAACCGCGGCCTCGACGCGCTGGAAGGGTATGCGGCTGACGGCACGCTGAAGGCCGAGGAACTGACGCTCGCCACCATCGCCACCGCCTGCGCCATCGGCTATCTCAATTTCCGTCGCGTGGCGCCGGGCTGGTGCGCGCAGCGTCCGCATCTGGTGAAACTGGTGGAGGCGCTTTTTGCCCGCGACAGCTTCGCGCGTACCGAGCCGCCCAGCGCCTGA
- a CDS encoding PTS mannitol transporter subunit IICBA, protein MSSDIKIKVQSFGRFLSNMVMPNIGAFIAWGIITALFIPTGWWPNETLAKLVGPMITYLLPLLIGYTGGKLVGGERGGVVGAITTMGVIVGADIPMFLGAMIAGPLGGFCIKKFDASVDGKIKSGFEMLVNNFSAGIIGMILAILAFLGIGPAVEVLSKVLAAGVNFMVVHDMLPLASIFVEPAKILFLNNAINHGIFSPLGIQQSHELGKSIFFLIEANPGPGMGILLAYMFFGRGSAKQSAGGAAIIHFLGGIHEIYFPYVLMNPRLILAVILGGMTGVFCLTILNGGLVSPASPGSILAVLAMTPKGAYFANLVAIFAAMAVSFVVAAILLKTSKVKEEDDIDAATRRMQDMKAQSKGAATAASADLSNDLSHVRKIIVACDAGMGSSAMGAGVLRKKVQDAGLSHISVTNSAINSLPGDVDLVITHRDLTERAMRQAPHAQHISLTNFLDSGLYAGLTERLVAAQRHTQNEEKVRTSLQDSFDANDSHLFKLSADNIFLGRQAANKEEAIRFAGEQLVKGGYVQPEYVDAMLEREKLTPTYLGESIAVPHGTVEAKDRVLKTGVVFCQYPQGVRFGEEEDDIARLVIGIAARNNEHIQVITSLTNALDDESVIERLAHTSSVDEVLALLSGKTVA, encoded by the coding sequence ATGTCATCCGATATCAAGATCAAAGTGCAAAGCTTTGGTCGCTTTCTCAGCAATATGGTAATGCCTAACATCGGCGCGTTTATCGCCTGGGGTATTATCACCGCGTTATTTATTCCCACAGGATGGTGGCCAAACGAGACGCTGGCGAAGCTGGTCGGCCCGATGATCACTTACCTGCTGCCGCTGCTTATCGGTTATACCGGCGGTAAGCTGGTCGGCGGCGAGCGCGGCGGCGTGGTGGGCGCGATTACCACCATGGGCGTTATCGTCGGCGCGGATATCCCGATGTTCCTGGGCGCAATGATCGCAGGCCCGCTGGGCGGCTTCTGCATCAAGAAATTCGACGCCTCGGTCGACGGCAAAATCAAATCCGGCTTTGAAATGCTGGTGAACAACTTCTCCGCGGGCATCATCGGGATGATCCTCGCGATTCTGGCGTTCCTCGGCATTGGCCCGGCGGTAGAAGTGCTCTCCAAAGTACTGGCCGCGGGCGTGAACTTCATGGTGGTTCACGACATGCTGCCGCTGGCGTCGATTTTCGTTGAACCGGCGAAAATCCTGTTCCTCAACAACGCCATCAACCACGGTATCTTCTCGCCGCTGGGCATTCAGCAGTCGCATGAACTCGGCAAATCTATCTTCTTCCTGATTGAAGCCAACCCGGGTCCGGGCATGGGTATTCTGCTGGCGTACATGTTCTTTGGCCGCGGCAGCGCGAAGCAGTCCGCAGGCGGCGCGGCTATCATCCACTTCCTGGGCGGTATCCACGAAATCTACTTCCCGTATGTGCTGATGAACCCGCGTCTGATCCTCGCCGTTATCCTGGGCGGTATGACCGGCGTCTTCTGCCTGACCATACTGAACGGCGGCCTGGTTTCTCCGGCGTCTCCGGGCTCTATCCTGGCGGTGCTGGCGATGACGCCGAAAGGCGCGTACTTCGCAAACCTGGTGGCGATTTTCGCCGCGATGGCCGTCTCCTTCGTGGTGGCCGCTATCCTGCTGAAAACCAGCAAAGTGAAAGAAGAAGACGATATCGATGCTGCGACCCGTCGCATGCAGGATATGAAAGCGCAGTCCAAAGGCGCCGCGACCGCGGCGAGCGCGGATCTGAGCAACGACCTGAGCCACGTGCGTAAAATCATCGTCGCCTGCGACGCCGGTATGGGGTCCAGCGCGATGGGCGCCGGCGTACTGCGTAAGAAAGTGCAGGACGCGGGCCTGAGCCATATTTCCGTGACCAACAGTGCGATTAACAGCCTGCCGGGCGATGTGGATCTGGTGATCACCCACCGCGATTTAACCGAGCGCGCCATGCGCCAGGCGCCGCACGCGCAGCACATCTCGCTGACCAACTTCCTGGACAGCGGCCTGTACGCCGGCCTGACCGAACGTCTGGTGGCCGCGCAGCGTCATACGCAGAACGAAGAGAAAGTGCGCACCAGCCTGCAGGACAGCTTCGACGCCAACGACAGCCACCTGTTTAAGCTCAGCGCGGATAACATCTTCCTGGGCCGTCAGGCGGCGAATAAAGAAGAGGCGATTCGCTTTGCGGGCGAGCAGCTGGTGAAAGGCGGCTACGTGCAGCCGGAATATGTGGACGCAATGCTGGAGCGCGAAAAACTCACCCCGACCTATCTCGGCGAGTCCATCGCGGTTCCGCACGGCACCGTGGAAGCCAAAGACCGCGTGCTGAAAACCGGCGTCGTGTTCTGCCAGTATCCGCAGGGCGTGCGTTTTGGTGAAGAAGAAGACGATATCGCCCGCCTGGTGATTGGTATCGCGGCGCGCAATAACGAACATATTCAGGTCATCACCAGCCTGACCAACGCGCTGGATGATGAAAGCGTGATTGAGCGCCTGGCGCATACCAGCAGCGTCGATGAAGTGCTGGCGCTGCTCTCCGGTAAAACTGTGGCCTAA
- a CDS encoding ROK family protein: MRKFIGFDIGGTHIKHGLITEEGEELSSDEYDTHYDPDAFKNAWREAVERYQKNDDIAGIGVSFPGYINPGTGHVPKAGALTFLDGCNLLELFGELTSLPVTVENDANCAALGEMWRGAGQRYDSFICMTIGTGIGGGLILNRELMRGAHFRAGEFGVIPVGDNGENMHQIASARGLMEASRRALSLPSDAPLHGKEVFERMGGDVHLREVVERWVGYLARGVYSVVSLYDPQVVLIGGGISQQKDLYPMLERSLEKYNFWDALRVPIQPCQLGNQAGRLGAVWLAKQKQ, encoded by the coding sequence ATGCGCAAGTTTATCGGCTTTGACATTGGCGGCACCCATATCAAACACGGCCTGATCACCGAAGAGGGCGAGGAGCTTTCCAGCGACGAATATGATACCCACTACGATCCTGACGCGTTCAAAAACGCCTGGCGCGAGGCCGTTGAGCGTTACCAGAAAAATGACGACATAGCGGGCATCGGCGTCAGTTTCCCCGGCTATATCAACCCCGGCACCGGCCATGTGCCGAAGGCGGGCGCGCTGACGTTTCTCGACGGCTGTAATCTGCTGGAGCTGTTTGGCGAACTGACGTCGCTGCCGGTCACGGTGGAAAACGATGCGAACTGCGCGGCGCTTGGCGAAATGTGGCGCGGCGCCGGGCAGCGCTACGACTCGTTTATCTGTATGACCATCGGCACCGGCATTGGCGGCGGCCTGATCCTCAACCGTGAACTGATGCGCGGCGCGCACTTCCGCGCGGGCGAGTTTGGCGTGATACCGGTCGGCGACAACGGCGAGAACATGCATCAGATCGCCTCCGCGCGCGGGCTGATGGAAGCGAGCCGCCGGGCGCTGTCGCTGCCGTCAGACGCCCCGCTGCACGGCAAAGAAGTCTTCGAACGCATGGGTGGCGACGTGCATCTGCGTGAGGTGGTGGAGCGCTGGGTCGGTTATCTGGCGCGCGGCGTTTACAGCGTGGTGTCGCTCTACGATCCGCAGGTAGTGCTGATTGGCGGCGGCATCAGCCAGCAGAAAGATCTCTACCCCATGCTTGAGCGCAGCCTCGAAAAATATAACTTCTGGGATGCGTTGCGGGTGCCCATTCAACCCTGCCAGCTCGGCAACCAGGCCGGGCGGCTGGGCGCGGTGTGGCTCGCGAAACAGAAACAGTAG
- the mtlR gene encoding mannitol operon repressor MtlR: MQAMMEETQAFENRVLERLNAGKTVRSLLIAAVELLTEAVNILVLQVFRKDDYAVKYAVEPLLDGSGPLGDLSVRLKLIYGLGVISRAEYEDCELLMALREELNHDGNDYAFTDDEILGPFGELHCVVALPPAPPALESSDPQLIQMQKQRYQQVVRSTMVLSLTELLSRISLKKAFQK, translated from the coding sequence ATGCAGGCAATGATGGAAGAAACCCAGGCCTTTGAAAACCGTGTGCTTGAGCGTCTGAATGCTGGCAAAACCGTAAGAAGCTTGTTGATCGCCGCCGTAGAGCTCCTCACCGAGGCGGTCAATATTCTGGTGTTGCAGGTGTTCCGTAAAGACGACTACGCGGTCAAATACGCCGTTGAGCCGTTGCTCGACGGCAGCGGCCCGCTGGGCGATCTCTCCGTGCGCCTGAAGCTGATTTACGGGCTCGGCGTGATAAGCCGCGCCGAGTACGAAGACTGCGAACTGCTGATGGCGCTGCGTGAAGAACTCAATCACGACGGCAATGACTACGCCTTTACCGACGATGAAATCCTCGGGCCCTTCGGCGAACTGCACTGCGTCGTCGCGCTGCCGCCCGCGCCGCCCGCCCTCGAAAGCAGCGACCCGCAACTGATCCAGATGCAAAAACAGCGCTACCAGCAGGTCGTGCGCTCCACTATGGTCCTTTCCCTGACTGAATTGCTCTCAAGGATCAGCTTAAAAAAAGCCTTCCAGAAGTAG
- the yiaY gene encoding L-threonine dehydrogenase yields MTASVFYIPAINMIGMNSLDEALKTACEYGYRNALIVTDGMLSALGMAGQLKEMLAQKGIHSVVFDGTHPNPTTENVEAGLSMLRAHRCDCVISLGGGSPHDCAKGIALVAANGGDIRDYEGVDRSRKPQLPMIAINTTAGTASEMTRFCIITDQERHVKMAIVDKHVTPVMSVNDPALMMGMPKSLTAATGMDALTHAIEAYVSTAATPVTDACALKAIAMIAQTLPQAVEEGDNVAAREAMAWAQFMAGMAFNNASLGYVHAMAHQLGGFYDLPHGVCNAILLPHVQRFNSAAAGHRLRDCAQAMGVDVSGMSDAEGANACIAAICALARRIHIPAGLRELRVREDDISELAENALKDACGFTNPVQASHAEIMAIYRAAL; encoded by the coding sequence ATGACCGCGTCTGTTTTTTATATTCCCGCAATTAATATGATTGGCATGAATAGTCTCGACGAGGCGCTGAAAACGGCCTGTGAATATGGCTATCGCAACGCGCTGATTGTGACGGACGGTATGCTATCGGCGCTGGGCATGGCGGGCCAGCTAAAGGAGATGCTGGCGCAGAAAGGCATCCACAGCGTGGTTTTCGACGGCACGCACCCGAACCCGACCACGGAAAATGTGGAAGCGGGCTTAAGTATGCTGCGCGCGCATCGCTGCGACTGCGTGATTTCGCTCGGGGGCGGTTCGCCGCACGACTGCGCCAAGGGCATCGCGCTGGTGGCCGCCAACGGCGGCGATATCCGTGATTACGAAGGCGTCGACCGCTCCCGCAAACCGCAACTGCCGATGATCGCCATCAATACCACGGCGGGCACGGCGTCGGAGATGACGCGTTTTTGCATCATCACCGACCAGGAGCGGCATGTGAAAATGGCGATTGTCGATAAACATGTGACGCCGGTGATGTCGGTTAACGATCCGGCGCTGATGATGGGGATGCCGAAATCGCTGACCGCCGCGACAGGCATGGACGCGCTGACCCACGCCATCGAGGCGTATGTCTCGACGGCCGCCACGCCGGTGACCGACGCCTGCGCGCTGAAAGCCATCGCCATGATTGCGCAAACGCTGCCGCAGGCGGTGGAAGAGGGGGATAACGTCGCGGCCCGCGAGGCGATGGCCTGGGCGCAGTTTATGGCGGGGATGGCGTTTAATAACGCGTCGCTCGGGTATGTGCACGCGATGGCGCATCAGCTGGGCGGTTTTTACGATCTGCCGCACGGCGTCTGTAACGCTATCCTGCTGCCGCATGTACAGCGCTTTAACAGCGCCGCGGCGGGGCACCGCTTGCGCGACTGCGCGCAGGCGATGGGCGTCGATGTCAGCGGCATGAGCGACGCCGAAGGGGCGAATGCCTGCATCGCCGCTATTTGCGCGCTGGCTCGCAGGATCCATATTCCTGCCGGGTTGCGGGAGCTGAGAGTGCGTGAAGACGATATCTCTGAGCTTGCGGAGAACGCGCTTAAAGACGCCTGCGGGTTTACTAATCCGGTGCAGGCAAGCCACGCGGAAATCATGGCGATTTATCGCGCGGCCCTGTAA
- the selB gene encoding selenocysteine-specific translation elongation factor yields the protein MIIATAGHVDHGKTTLLEALTGINADRLPEEKKRGMTIDLGYAYWPQPDGRVIGFIDVPGHEKFLANMLAGVGGIDHALLMVACDDGVMAQTREHLAILRLTGQPTLTVALTKADRVDDARLVQVKAQVMATLSDYGWHDATLFVTAATEGVGIEALRDHLRTLPERTHPVGQRFRLAVDRAFTVKGAGLVVTGTALSGEVNVGDTLYLTGANTPMRVRGLHAQNQPTERAFAGQRIALNISGDAQKADIRRGDWLLSDAPPQATERVIVTLDHHAPLQQWQPLHIHHAASHVTGRVSLLEDNLAELVFDTPLFLADNDRLVLRDISARQTLAGARVVTLETPRRGKRQPEFLAFLAELASARTDADALRLHASRGAVALATFGWARQLSAASLDALAGSGDYLQANGYLLSSALAARWQEKLLATLARYHETHSEEPGPGRERLRRMTLPSEPEPLVLALIERMRRDGQLASREGWLHLPGHKAGFSESQQALWEKIQGLFGDEPWWVRDLAREAGEEEQAMRQLLRLAAQQGFITAIVKDRYYRHDRIVAFADLIRTLDREKGATVAADFRDSLNVGRKLAIQILEYFDRIGFTRRRGNEHLLRDSALFNSTL from the coding sequence ATGATTATCGCCACCGCCGGGCATGTGGACCACGGCAAAACCACGCTGCTTGAAGCGCTCACCGGTATTAACGCCGACCGTCTGCCGGAAGAGAAAAAACGCGGCATGACCATCGATCTCGGCTATGCCTACTGGCCGCAGCCGGACGGGCGCGTCATCGGCTTTATCGACGTGCCCGGCCATGAGAAATTCCTGGCTAATATGCTGGCGGGCGTGGGCGGCATCGATCATGCGCTGCTGATGGTGGCGTGCGATGACGGCGTGATGGCCCAGACCCGCGAGCACCTCGCAATTCTGCGCCTGACCGGCCAGCCGACGCTCACCGTGGCGCTCACCAAAGCCGACCGGGTGGATGACGCACGCCTCGTGCAGGTGAAAGCGCAGGTGATGGCCACGCTGAGCGATTATGGCTGGCACGACGCCACGCTGTTCGTCACGGCGGCCACCGAAGGCGTGGGCATAGAGGCGCTGCGCGACCATCTGCGCACGTTGCCCGAACGCACGCATCCTGTCGGGCAGCGCTTTCGCCTAGCGGTCGATCGCGCGTTTACCGTCAAGGGCGCGGGCCTGGTGGTGACCGGCACGGCGCTTTCCGGCGAGGTGAACGTCGGCGATACGCTCTACCTGACCGGCGCGAACACGCCGATGCGCGTGCGCGGCCTGCACGCGCAGAACCAGCCGACGGAGCGGGCGTTCGCCGGTCAGCGCATCGCGCTGAATATCAGCGGCGACGCGCAGAAAGCGGATATCCGGCGCGGCGACTGGCTGCTCAGCGACGCGCCGCCGCAGGCCACAGAGCGGGTTATCGTCACGCTCGACCACCATGCGCCGCTGCAACAGTGGCAGCCGCTGCATATTCACCATGCGGCGAGCCACGTCACCGGTCGCGTCTCGCTGCTGGAAGATAATCTGGCGGAGCTGGTGTTCGACACGCCGCTCTTCCTGGCCGATAACGACCGGCTGGTGCTGCGCGACATCAGCGCGCGCCAGACGCTGGCGGGCGCGCGCGTCGTCACGCTGGAAACCCCGCGGCGCGGCAAACGCCAGCCGGAATTTCTCGCGTTTCTCGCCGAACTGGCAAGCGCCAGAACCGACGCTGACGCGCTGCGGCTCCACGCCTCGCGCGGCGCGGTCGCGCTCGCGACGTTCGGCTGGGCGCGCCAGCTCTCTGCGGCATCGCTCGACGCGCTGGCGGGCAGTGGGGACTATCTCCAGGCGAACGGTTATCTGTTAAGCAGCGCGCTCGCGGCGCGCTGGCAGGAGAAACTGCTCGCCACGCTCGCCCGCTACCATGAAACGCACAGCGAAGAGCCGGGCCCTGGCCGCGAGCGCCTGCGGCGCATGACGCTCCCTTCCGAGCCGGAGCCGCTGGTGCTGGCGCTGATCGAACGGATGCGGCGCGACGGACAGCTCGCGAGCCGCGAAGGCTGGCTGCATCTGCCGGGCCATAAGGCCGGTTTCAGCGAGTCTCAGCAGGCGCTGTGGGAAAAAATTCAGGGACTGTTTGGCGACGAGCCCTGGTGGGTGCGCGATCTGGCGCGCGAAGCGGGTGAAGAAGAACAGGCGATGCGCCAGCTGTTGCGGCTCGCCGCGCAGCAGGGCTTCATCACGGCGATCGTTAAAGATCGCTATTATCGTCACGATCGCATTGTGGCGTTCGCCGATCTGATCCGCACGCTCGATCGCGAGAAAGGCGCGACCGTCGCCGCCGATTTCCGCGACAGCCTGAACGTGGGCCGTAAGCTGGCGATTCAGATTCTGGAATATTTCGACCGCATCGGCTTTACCCGCCGTCGCGGCAATGAACATCTGCTGCGCGACAGCGCGCTGTTTAATTCCACGCTGTAA
- the selA gene encoding L-seryl-tRNA(Sec) selenium transferase has translation MTTDSRLLYSQLPATDRLLRDSAFQPLLDAYGHTRVVNTLRAMQEAARLAIRERQALPSWCDDWAAAAADRLARGSQSALRPVFNLTGTVLHTNLGRALQAEEAVEAVARAMRSPVTLEYDAEGGERGHRDRALAELLCELTGAEDACIVNNNAAAVLLMLAALGAGKEVIVSRGELVEIGGAFRIPDVMRQAGCQLVEVGTTNRTHLRDYLDAVGEQTALLMKVHTSNYQIEGFTKAVEAAELAQASTLPVIVDLGSGSLIDLSQYGLPKEPMPQEALAAGASLVSFSGDKLPGGPQAGIIVGKKSLIAALQKHPLKRALRADKMTLAALDATLRLYLHPEKLAERLPTLRLLTRQASDINEQAQRLRPALEARYGDEFQIDVTPCLSQIGSGSLPVDRLPGAALTFTPRDGRGGRLEALAARWRRLPVPVIGRVGDGRLWLDLRCLEDEAGLMEMLLQ, from the coding sequence ATGACGACCGATTCCCGTCTGCTTTACAGCCAGCTTCCCGCCACCGACCGCCTGCTGCGCGACAGCGCGTTCCAGCCGTTGCTGGACGCCTACGGCCATACCCGCGTGGTCAACACCCTTCGCGCGATGCAGGAGGCGGCGCGGCTCGCCATTCGCGAGCGCCAGGCGCTGCCCTCATGGTGCGACGACTGGGCCGCGGCGGCGGCCGACCGGCTGGCGCGCGGTTCGCAAAGCGCGCTGCGCCCGGTTTTTAATCTTACCGGGACGGTGCTGCACACCAATCTTGGCCGCGCGTTGCAGGCGGAAGAAGCGGTTGAAGCGGTCGCCCGCGCCATGCGCTCGCCCGTGACGCTGGAGTATGACGCCGAAGGCGGCGAGCGCGGCCACCGCGACCGCGCGCTGGCGGAATTACTCTGCGAACTCACCGGCGCGGAAGACGCCTGTATCGTCAATAACAACGCCGCGGCGGTGCTGCTGATGCTGGCGGCGCTGGGCGCAGGCAAAGAGGTGATCGTGTCGCGCGGCGAGCTGGTGGAGATTGGCGGCGCGTTTCGTATCCCGGATGTGATGCGCCAGGCGGGCTGTCAGCTGGTGGAAGTGGGCACGACCAACCGCACGCACCTGCGCGATTATCTGGATGCTGTCGGCGAGCAGACCGCGCTGCTGATGAAAGTACACACCAGCAATTACCAGATTGAAGGCTTTACCAAAGCCGTGGAGGCCGCCGAGCTGGCGCAGGCGTCAACGCTTCCGGTAATTGTCGATCTCGGCAGCGGTTCGCTTATCGATCTCAGCCAGTATGGGCTGCCGAAAGAGCCGATGCCGCAGGAGGCGCTGGCCGCCGGGGCGAGTCTGGTGAGCTTTTCCGGCGATAAACTGCCGGGCGGGCCGCAGGCAGGGATTATCGTCGGCAAAAAGTCGCTCATCGCGGCGCTTCAGAAACACCCGCTCAAGCGCGCGCTGCGCGCCGACAAAATGACGCTGGCGGCGCTCGACGCCACGCTGCGCCTTTATCTGCATCCGGAAAAACTCGCCGAACGGCTGCCGACCCTACGGCTGCTGACGCGTCAGGCGTCTGACATTAACGAACAGGCGCAGCGCCTGCGCCCGGCGCTGGAGGCCCGCTACGGCGACGAGTTTCAGATAGACGTGACGCCCTGCCTGTCGCAGATCGGCAGCGGCTCGCTGCCGGTCGACCGCCTTCCGGGTGCGGCGCTCACCTTCACCCCGCGCGACGGGCGCGGCGGCCGTCTTGAGGCGCTTGCCGCCCGCTGGCGCCGTCTGCCGGTGCCGGTTATCGGGCGCGTGGGCGACGGGCGGTTATGGCTCGATTTACGCTGCCTTGAAGACGAGGCAGGACTGATGGAGATGTTGTTGCAATGA
- the mtlD gene encoding mannitol-1-phosphate 5-dehydrogenase, whose translation MKALHFGAGNIGRGFIGKLLADAGIGLTFADVNQTVLDALNARHSYQVRVVGEQEQIDTVSGVDAVNSTSDDVVTLIATVDLVTTAVGPVVLERIAPAVAKGLALRKAQGNERPLNIIACENMVRGTSQLKTHVFNALAESDKAWVESHVGFVDSAVDRIVPPSASAAHDPLEVTVETFSEWIVDKTQFKGELPTIAGMELTDNLMAFVERKLFTLNTGHAITAYLGKQAGHQTIRDAILDEKIRLVVRGAMEESGAVLIKRYGFDDAKHAAYIEKILSRFENPYLKDDVERVGRQPLRKLSAGDRLIKPLLGTLEYGLPHQNLVLGIAAAMHFRSEDDPQAQELAQLIADKGPQAALAQISGLDANSDVVASAVNAYNATA comes from the coding sequence ATGAAAGCATTACATTTTGGCGCAGGTAATATTGGTCGTGGCTTTATTGGCAAACTGCTCGCTGACGCAGGCATCGGCCTGACGTTCGCCGACGTGAACCAGACGGTGCTGGACGCGTTAAACGCGCGCCACAGCTATCAGGTGCGCGTGGTGGGCGAGCAGGAGCAGATTGATACTGTTTCCGGCGTGGATGCGGTTAACAGCACCAGCGACGATGTCGTGACGCTTATCGCCACGGTCGATCTCGTGACGACCGCCGTTGGCCCCGTCGTGCTGGAGCGCATCGCCCCGGCGGTCGCCAAAGGCCTGGCGCTGCGTAAAGCGCAGGGCAACGAGCGCCCGCTTAATATCATCGCCTGTGAAAACATGGTGCGCGGCACCAGCCAGCTGAAAACCCATGTGTTTAACGCGCTGGCAGAGAGCGACAAAGCCTGGGTGGAAAGCCACGTCGGTTTTGTTGATTCCGCCGTTGACCGTATCGTGCCGCCGTCGGCATCCGCCGCGCACGATCCGCTGGAAGTGACCGTTGAAACCTTCAGCGAGTGGATTGTCGACAAAACCCAGTTCAAAGGCGAGTTGCCGACCATCGCAGGCATGGAGCTGACCGACAATCTGATGGCATTTGTTGAACGCAAGCTCTTCACCCTGAACACCGGGCATGCTATAACCGCCTACCTCGGAAAACAGGCCGGTCATCAGACCATTCGCGACGCGATTCTGGATGAGAAAATTCGTCTGGTGGTGCGCGGCGCGATGGAAGAGAGCGGCGCGGTGTTGATTAAACGCTACGGCTTTGATGACGCGAAACATGCCGCGTATATCGAGAAGATCCTTAGCCGTTTTGAAAACCCGTACCTGAAAGACGACGTAGAGCGCGTTGGCCGTCAGCCGCTGCGCAAACTGAGCGCGGGCGACCGTCTGATTAAGCCGCTGCTGGGCACGCTGGAATATGGCCTGCCGCATCAGAATCTGGTGCTGGGTATCGCCGCCGCGATGCATTTCCGCAGCGAAGACGATCCGCAGGCGCAGGAGCTGGCGCAGCTTATCGCCGACAAAGGCCCGCAGGCCGCGCTGGCGCAGATTTCCGGGCTGGACGCCAACAGCGATGTCGTGGCTTCGGCGGTAAACGCGTATAACGCAACAGCGTAA
- the glpX gene encoding class II fructose-bisphosphatase, giving the protein MKRELAIEFSRVTEAAALAGYKWLGRGDKNLADGAAVNAMRIMLNKVDIDGQIVIGEGEIDEAPMLYIGEKVGTGTGDAVDIAVDPIEGTRMTAMGQANALAVLAVGDKGSFLNAPDMYMEKLIVGPGAKGVIDLSLPLEQNLKNIAAALDKPLNELTVTILAKPRHDAVIAQMQQLGVRVFAIPDGDVAASILTCMPDSEVDVLYGIGGAPEGVVSAAVIRALDGDMQGRLLARHVVKGDTPENRRIGEQELARCQAMGIAAGNVLKLDEMARNDNVIFSATGITKGDLLDGITRKGNIATTETLLIRGKSRTIRRIQSIHYLDRKDPEIQTHIL; this is encoded by the coding sequence ATGAAACGAGAACTTGCCATCGAATTTTCACGCGTCACCGAAGCGGCGGCGCTGGCCGGGTACAAGTGGCTGGGACGCGGCGATAAAAACCTCGCTGACGGCGCGGCCGTTAACGCCATGCGCATTATGCTCAATAAAGTCGATATCGACGGGCAGATTGTGATTGGCGAAGGGGAAATCGATGAAGCGCCGATGCTCTACATCGGCGAGAAGGTCGGCACCGGCACCGGCGACGCGGTTGATATCGCGGTCGATCCTATCGAAGGCACGCGCATGACGGCGATGGGCCAGGCCAACGCGCTGGCGGTGCTGGCGGTGGGCGATAAGGGCAGCTTCCTGAACGCGCCCGATATGTATATGGAGAAGCTGATTGTCGGCCCCGGCGCGAAAGGCGTTATCGATCTCAGCCTGCCGCTTGAGCAAAACCTGAAAAACATCGCCGCGGCGCTTGATAAACCGCTTAATGAACTCACCGTCACTATTCTTGCCAAGCCGCGCCACGATGCGGTTATCGCGCAGATGCAGCAGCTCGGCGTGCGCGTTTTCGCCATTCCTGACGGCGACGTGGCGGCGTCTATTCTGACCTGTATGCCGGACAGCGAAGTGGACGTGCTTTACGGCATCGGCGGCGCGCCGGAAGGCGTGGTGTCGGCGGCGGTGATCCGCGCGCTGGATGGCGATATGCAGGGCCGCCTGCTGGCGCGTCACGTTGTGAAAGGCGACACGCCGGAAAACCGCCGCATCGGCGAGCAGGAGCTCGCGCGCTGTCAGGCGATGGGCATCGCGGCGGGCAACGTGCTGAAACTGGATGAGATGGCGCGCAACGATAATGTGATTTTCTCAGCGACCGGCATCACCAAGGGCGATCTGCTGGACGGCATTACCCGCAAGGGCAATATCGCCACCACCGAGACGCTGCTGATCCGCGGCAAATCGCGCACCATTCGCCGCATTCAGTCGATTCACTATCTCGATCGCAAAGACCCGGAGATCCAGACACACATTCTGTAA